CCTCTTCATGGGCGAAGTCGGTCTGACCGGTGAAGTGCGCCCCGTGGCCCAGCTGCCCCTGCGCCTGCAGGAGGGTGCGCGCCTGGGCTTCGCCGCCGCCGCCGTGCCCCGCCTGGGCCTGGAGGGCAAGAGCCCCCTCGAACTTTATGCCGAAACCAGCGTCGAGCGGCTGCGGAGCAAGGCCTGGCTCAAGGGTGTGGTGGAAGAGTAGGTCGAGGATTCCCGGATGCGCCGGAACCCAATCAGCCCTACCCTCGACAGATGACCTGGAAGCCCAGCCCCCGGGCGGAGGCGGATCACCTCCACCTGCCCCTCGATCCCATGCAGGGCTACCTCCTGTCCCGGCTCGACGGTACGCTGGATGTGCCAATGCTCGCCGCGCTCATGAACCTGGAGGAACGGCACGTGGCGGGCATGCTGGATCAACTGGTGCACCTCGGCGCCGTGGTCCCGGAAAACGCCCCGGCCATGGAAACCGAGCGGGTGGCACCAGGGGTCACCCCTGCTCCGCGTGAGGGGCCGCCAGCTCCGCGTGAAATGCTGCCAGCGCCCGTCTGCGATGGATCCATTGAAGGCGATGACCGCCTTGAAAGCGATGATTCCATCGAGGAAGACACTCCCCAGACTCCCGCCAAGGTGGCCTCGTACCGCCAGCTCTTCGAGCAGCACCTGCACCCGCGCCCCCTAGACCAGCGGGTGGCCCAGGCCCAGGTGGCTGTGGAGCCCGATCTCAGCGCCTGGTGCTTTGATCCCACCGCGGAAGTCATCCGCGCCCTCCTGGAAAACCCAAGGACAGCCTGCCTCCATGCCCGTCTGGTGGCCAGCCATCACCGCACCACCGCCGGGCTCGAAGCCGTCTGCGGTCGGACGGCCTTCACCAACGATGCGGGGGTGCGCCGCGCCCTTCTGCAGAACCCCCTGCTTCCAGCGGGCATCTTCCGTCGCCTCTGGTCCAACAAGCGGCTCCTGGAACAGTTCCTGGTGGCCACCTCCCATGATTTCCCTGATCAGACCCGCGCCATGGCCCGCGACCTGCTGCGCGCCACCTTCAACCAGCGGGCGGGCGAAGAGCGGGCCGAGCTGATCCTCAGCACCGAAGGGCGCTGCCTGGCGAGCCTGGTGGGCTGCACCATCGACAGCCACGCCACGGCGATCCTCTGCCGCCGCACCTACACGTCGACCTTGCTCATCCAGAACATCGCCCGCTGGAGCGCCGCGCCGCCGCAGCTCATCGCCCACCTGCGCCGCCAGGATCTGGTGAAGCGGAATCCCTCCCTGCGTCAGATGCTGGAGCGGCATCCCAACGCGACGTAACCAATTGAAAATCCTGGGTCCACAGATTTCACAGATTTAAAACCCAGGTGGGCAGCTGGAGTCCTGAGCCCTTAGGCGTAGACGCGCTGCAGGCCTGGGTCCTGGGTCAATTCCTCGATGAGGTCGCGGACGCTCACCAGCTCGCGCAGCTTGGCGCCGTTGCTGCCGGTGAAGAAGAGGCCGTTTTCCTGGTCGCCCTGCATGGCGTCGGCCAGGCGGTCGGCGATGCAGTAGCCCACGGCCATGGCACCCTTGCCGTGGCCACAGGGCGAGAGGCAGTTGCTCACGCAGCGGATCTGGGGCGCGGTGCCGGCCTCGATGCGGCGCTGCAGCGAGGTGCGCACGCCGCGGGCGGGCAGGCCCACGGGGGATTTCATCAGGCCGATGTCCTCGGCCTTGGCGCGGAGGATGACTTCCTTGAAGAGGGGCGAGGCGTCGCACTCGAAGGTGCCGATGAAGCGCGTACCCATCTGCACACCGTTGGCGCCCAGGGCCAGGAAGCGCTGGATGTCCGCGTGATCCCAGACGCCACCGGCCACCAGCACAGGGAAGTCGCCCCATTTGTCCCGCTCGGCGATGACTTCGGGAAGGATGTTCTCGAGGGTGTGGGCCGGATCGTCACAGCCTTCGTGGCTGAAGCCCTGGTGGCCGCCGCTCTCGGGGCCTTCCAGCACCACTGCATCGGGCAGACGATTGTACTTCCGCTGCCACTGTTTGCAGATGACCTGGAGGGCCCGGCCCGAGGACACGATGGGCACCAGGGCCACATCGGCATCGCCCACATAGCCCGGCAGCGCCAGGGGCAGGCCCGCGCCGGAGACGATCATCTGCGCGCCGCCCGCCACCGAGGCGCGCACAGCGGATTCGTAGCCTTCGATGGCACAGAGGATGTTGACACCCACGGCGCCGCGTCCCGCGGACCTCTCCCGGGCCGCACGGACGATCCATTCCAGGGCCTTGGGCGGATTCAGCCCGTCGGTGCCATCGGGGCGGCCCAGGCGCATCTTGGGATTGGCAGAGCCGTGGTAGCCCGTGCCGATGGCCGACACCAGGCCCACGCAGCCCTCGTGGGCCACGGCGCCCGCGAGGCCCTCCCAGGAAATGCCCACGCCCATGCCGCCCTGCTGGATGGGATAGGCCAGATCGAGGTTGCGGATGCGCATCCGAGGCAGGCTGCAGGCGCCCTTGCGCACCAGGGACTGGGCCATAGAGTCCAGGCCGGCCATGAGCCGCGAACGGAAGGCCGCCAAAGGGGACGAATCCAACAGCGAAGGCGTGCGCGGCTGCAGGCCGAAGGCGCCGTCAGCCATGGCCTGCTTGGCCTCGGCTTCGGTATCGGCCACGGCCATCACCGGCAGCCCCAGGGATCGGAGCG
This sequence is a window from Geothrix sp. PMB-07. Protein-coding genes within it:
- a CDS encoding nitronate monooxygenase family protein; translation: MAEPFLNTATSPTMQGWQAPGSLDFQAAFLRAGGWALPRTDAFPDANKLRARLEELKASMRDGAKIGLDLRGLRDSADAVMAAAREAGVAFLLHTAELPPSLAMLRHVNMPRIVAVQNPEEAAQAKAGGASALLARAGLVSALRSLGLPVMAVADTEAEAKQAMADGAFGLQPRTPSLLDSSPLAAFRSRLMAGLDSMAQSLVRKGACSLPRMRIRNLDLAYPIQQGGMGVGISWEGLAGAVAHEGCVGLVSAIGTGYHGSANPKMRLGRPDGTDGLNPPKALEWIVRAARERSAGRGAVGVNILCAIEGYESAVRASVAGGAQMIVSGAGLPLALPGYVGDADVALVPIVSSGRALQVICKQWQRKYNRLPDAVVLEGPESGGHQGFSHEGCDDPAHTLENILPEVIAERDKWGDFPVLVAGGVWDHADIQRFLALGANGVQMGTRFIGTFECDASPLFKEVILRAKAEDIGLMKSPVGLPARGVRTSLQRRIEAGTAPQIRCVSNCLSPCGHGKGAMAVGYCIADRLADAMQGDQENGLFFTGSNGAKLRELVSVRDLIEELTQDPGLQRVYA